TCGTTGGTGATGCCGTGGCTGCCGGCCTCCGGGCGCTCGGCGCGTACGGCGGCGATCTCCTCGACCTCGTCGATGAAGACCAGCACCCGCTCGAGTTCGGCGATGCGGGTGAAGGCGGTGCGCAGTGCCTCGGCCAGGTTGCCGTCACCGGCGAGCCGGGACGGCAGCAGCTCGACGAACGGCCAGCCGAGCCGGGAGGCGATCGCGCGAGCGAAGGTGGTCTTCCCCGTGCCGGGCGGACCGAACAGAGCGATCGCCCGCGGCGGTCGCACACCGTGCCTGGCGGCCCGCTCCGGCTCGGCCAGCGGCAGGACGACACGTCGCTCGATCAGGTCCTTCTCCACCTCCATGCCGGCCACCTTGTCCCAGAGGTCACCGGGCAGGAGCCGGCCCCCGAGCTGGGCCAGCAGGTCGGCGCCGAGGCCGACGGCGGGCTCGGCCTTCTCGAAGTACGCCACGGCGGGCCGCCTGGTGTAGCCGGCGTTCACCAGCCCCTCGCCGAGCAGCTCCTCCTCCGGCAGCACGTACGCGATACGCCGTACCCGCGCGTCGATCAGCCGCCGCTCCAGCTCCCGCAGGAGCGCGCTGGCCAACCCGCGCCCGCGCCACGCGGTGGCGATCGCGATGCGCATCACCCAGGCGCGCTCGCCTGCCACGTGGGAGAGCGCCGCCCCGATGGGCACACCCCGGTGGACGGCCACGACGGCGGGCTGGCGCGAGGTCAGCGCCCCGATGCACTCGGCGAGGGAGAACACCGACTCCTGACCGAGTCCGGCCGTGCTGTCGATCAGATGGACCACGGGCGCGAGATCGTCCTCGCGGTAGTCATGGATGTGCCAGTTCATCGGAATCGCCTCCTCCGCTGGGGGCTACCGACGCTAAGGCAGCTCAGGGGGCTGGTCCCTCGCCAAGCTGGACAACATGACGGCGAAAAATGTACCGGGTGGAAGATGTGCCGTTTTTCCTGGCAACGGGCACGCCGTCCGCCCGGCGGGCACCGCGGCCAGCGGGTCGTCGCCGCCTTCGCCGCGTAGCGGGACCTCTCGTATGGGCCATTCGCCGGGTAGCGGGACTTCCCGGATGAGCCAGGAGGCGGCGATCCCCGACAAGACGGCGGCACCTGCGCCCAATCAGCGGGCACGTAGGCGTCGCTCACCTGCATCAATGGGTGTTTCCTGTCGGTGCCACAGCAGCACCCCCGGCAGACGGTGATCAGGCAGCCATTGTCCTCCTGCGTCATAGTCGAATATCCCCACATGAAATTATCGGGCGATATATTGCCATTGTTCGGCGACATGTGATTTCGCGGTCAAGGATTCTTTTGCAGCCCTTTGTTTCGCATCGGGAACCCCGTGTAAGGCGCCCGGGTACGTTTCCGCGGCGGAGGGAGAAAACATATGGCCAGAATGCGGTACGACGCGCTCCTGGCAAAGGTCAGGAATCTGGCCCCAGAAGAGCGCGATCTGCTGGACTCGCCGTACACGATCTCGAACGAACTGTATGCCGCGTTGCGCGCGGTGCCGCACGACGTCGGCGGCCAACCCGACACTCCTCAGCCCTACCTGGAGAAGGAAGAGGAGGAGTGGGAGATGAACACCTATCTCACTTGCGAATGCCTGGCCTGGCGGGGCGGGTGGAACGCGGAAATGCGGCGCAGGGCGGAGAACGACCTCGGCGCGACCCTGTACTTCGGGATGCCCTACTACGCCCGATGGATCACGGTGGCCGCGCGGTTCCTCGTCGACCAGGGACTCATCACCACCGACGAGCTGAGCGCCAAGATCGATGAAGTGCGTACCCGGCTGGAGGCGAGCAGGTGATGGCCGCGCCGAAGTTCGACATCGGTGACCGGGTCGTCGTCCGTGACGAGACGACGCTTTTCCACGCTCGGACCCAGAAATTCACTCGAGGGCACACCGGCGTCGTCGTGGAGCACCGGCCCGAATGGGTCATCCCGGAGGACGAGGCGTTCGGCCGAGATGAGGACGGGCGGAAAGAACACTTCTACGTGGTCCGGTTCAAGCAAAAGGAGCTATGGCCGGACTACACCGGATTTGACGTCGACACCTTGGAAACAGAGTTCTCGGAGCGCTGGCTGGAGCCGGCGGACCAGGGGGAGTGATGAGCGGAAGTCACCACGATCACACCGAGTTCCCGGTGGCCTCGAAGGTCAGCGAGTTCGAGATCCTCGAGCTCGCGGTACGGGAACTGGCGATCGAGAAGGGGATCTTCTCGGCCGACGACCACCGCCGCTTCGCCGAATGGGCCGACGGTGTCGGCCCGCACGGAGGGTCGAAGCTGGTCGCCAAGGCTTGGACCGACCCGGCGTTCAAGCAGCGCCTGCTCGCCAATGGCACAGAGGCGTGCAAGGAGGTGGGCATCGACTGGCTCCAGCCGACGGGCGTCGGCACACCGAGCGACTACACCTTCTTCTACGTGCTCGAGAACACGCCGCAGGTGCACAACGTG
This window of the Nonomuraea africana genome carries:
- a CDS encoding SH3-like domain-containing protein translates to MAAPKFDIGDRVVVRDETTLFHARTQKFTRGHTGVVVEHRPEWVIPEDEAFGRDEDGRKEHFYVVRFKQKELWPDYTGFDVDTLETEFSERWLEPADQGE
- a CDS encoding SH3-like domain-containing protein, with the protein product MARMRYDALLAKVRNLAPEERDLLDSPYTISNELYAALRAVPHDVGGQPDTPQPYLEKEEEEWEMNTYLTCECLAWRGGWNAEMRRRAENDLGATLYFGMPYYARWITVAARFLVDQGLITTDELSAKIDEVRTRLEASR
- the scnC gene encoding thiocyanate hydrolase subunit gamma, with translation MSGSHHDHTEFPVASKVSEFEILELAVRELAIEKGIFSADDHRRFAEWADGVGPHGGSKLVAKAWTDPAFKQRLLANGTEACKEVGIDWLQPTGVGTPSDYTFFYVLENTPQVHNVIVCTLCSCYPRPVLGMSPDWYRTPSYRRRMVRRPREVLAEFGLHLPSDVEVRVHDSNQKSRFMVMPMRPEGTEGWSEEQLAEIVTRDTMIGVALPAVGRKSDTSAEAIAAGGRG
- a CDS encoding ATP-binding protein; the protein is MNWHIHDYREDDLAPVVHLIDSTAGLGQESVFSLAECIGALTSRQPAVVAVHRGVPIGAALSHVAGERAWVMRIAIATAWRGRGLASALLRELERRLIDARVRRIAYVLPEEELLGEGLVNAGYTRRPAVAYFEKAEPAVGLGADLLAQLGGRLLPGDLWDKVAGMEVEKDLIERRVVLPLAEPERAARHGVRPPRAIALFGPPGTGKTTFARAIASRLGWPFVELLPSRLAGDGNLAEALRTAFTRIAELERVLVFIDEVEEIAAVRAERPEAGSHGITNELLKLIPGFRERDERLLVCATNSIRSLDPAFLRPGRFDYLVPIGTPDAAARSAIWARYSGGRPDVDLDTLVAASELFTPADIEHAARTAAQSAFERDLTGGDRSVELPAGAGTADYLAAIGQCRPTITPKMIDEFAADITSHARL